One segment of Streptomyces sp. NBC_01463 DNA contains the following:
- a CDS encoding LysR family transcriptional regulator yields the protein MSLRQMEYFLTVVEEASFTRAAERLHVTQPALSHQIKALERETGGALLERLPRGARLTPMGRAFLPHAERSVRSAAQARRAARAAAGAEGGELHIATVHAIAVGILPDVFARWRGTHPGVGLVLHEYATTDALEEQIERGTADLAVGPPPRHWPGPVVPIGAEDIVLVVPFDDPLAGRSSVRLHELADRPWVRCAMEAVVEGRPFLDWACARAGFEPRTAVRTEHTSTAVRMAAAGVGVATAPAHVVRGAVGEDCAVLTADPPWVRELAVFSRVELTGAAAAFTALLGASRPPGDRDRGAR from the coding sequence ATGAGCCTGCGTCAGATGGAGTACTTCCTCACGGTCGTCGAGGAGGCCTCCTTCACCCGGGCCGCCGAACGCCTCCACGTCACCCAGCCCGCGCTGTCCCACCAGATCAAGGCCCTGGAGCGGGAAACCGGCGGCGCCCTGCTCGAACGGCTGCCGCGCGGTGCCCGGCTGACCCCGATGGGCCGGGCGTTCCTGCCGCACGCCGAACGGTCCGTGCGCAGCGCCGCCCAGGCCCGACGGGCGGCGCGCGCGGCGGCGGGTGCGGAGGGAGGCGAACTGCACATCGCCACCGTGCACGCGATCGCCGTCGGCATCCTCCCCGACGTCTTCGCCCGCTGGCGCGGCACGCACCCCGGGGTCGGTCTCGTCCTGCACGAGTACGCCACCACCGACGCCCTGGAGGAACAGATCGAGCGCGGCACCGCCGACCTCGCCGTCGGGCCGCCGCCCCGGCACTGGCCGGGACCGGTCGTCCCGATCGGTGCGGAGGACATCGTCCTGGTCGTCCCGTTCGACGACCCGCTGGCCGGACGGTCCTCCGTACGTCTCCACGAGCTCGCCGACCGGCCCTGGGTGCGGTGTGCGATGGAGGCGGTCGTGGAGGGCCGCCCGTTCCTGGACTGGGCCTGCGCCCGGGCCGGATTCGAACCCCGCACCGCCGTGCGCACCGAGCACACCTCGACCGCGGTACGGATGGCGGCCGCCGGGGTCGGCGTCGCCACGGCCCCCGCGCACGTCGTCCGCGGAGCGGTCGGCGAGGACTGCGCGGTGCTGACCGCCGACCCGCCGTGGGTCCGGGAGCTCGCCGTGTTCTCCCGCGTCGAGCTGACCGGCGCGGCCGCCGCCTTCACGGCGCTGCTCGGCGCCTCCAGGCCCCCCGGCGACCGGGACCGCGGCGCACGGTGA
- the lpdA gene encoding dihydrolipoyl dehydrogenase, giving the protein MTQTQVKGRAEHIDETDVVIIGGGTGGYSTALRAAALGLEVVLAERDKVGGTCLHRGCIPSKAMLHAAELVDGIAEARERWGVKASLESVDWQALVATRDDIVARNHRGVEGHLAHAAVEVVHGSAELTGPRSVRIDGYGDVTARRGIVLATGSRPRMLPGLAADGTRVVTSDDAPFAPGLPDSVLVLGGGAIGVEYASLHRSMGARVTLVEAADRLVPLEDADVSRHLTRGLKKRGIDVRTGARLVEATVLGGGVRATVRTPRGEVRTVEAERLLVAVGRVPVTDGLGLAAAGLAPDRRGYVAPADWSRLETAVPGIHVVGDLLPPPSLGLAHASFAEGLLVAETLAGLRPAPVDYAAVPRVTYSAPQTASVGLTEAQARDAGHEVAVGTMPLTAVAKGMVHGQGGMVKVVTERGGRVLGVHLVGPHVSEMIAESQLIVGWDAEPSDVARHIHAHPTLSEAVGEAFLTLAGRGLHQRA; this is encoded by the coding sequence ATGACACAGACACAGGTCAAGGGCCGGGCGGAACACATCGACGAGACCGATGTCGTGATCATCGGCGGCGGTACGGGCGGCTATTCGACCGCGCTGCGGGCGGCGGCGCTCGGGCTGGAGGTGGTCCTCGCCGAGCGCGACAAGGTGGGCGGCACCTGTCTGCACCGGGGCTGCATCCCCAGCAAGGCGATGCTGCACGCCGCCGAGCTGGTCGACGGCATCGCGGAGGCACGGGAGCGGTGGGGCGTGAAGGCGAGCCTGGAGTCGGTGGACTGGCAGGCCCTCGTCGCCACCCGCGACGACATCGTGGCCCGCAACCACCGGGGCGTGGAGGGTCATCTGGCCCACGCGGCGGTCGAAGTGGTGCACGGCAGTGCGGAGTTGACCGGCCCGCGCAGTGTCCGGATCGACGGGTACGGAGACGTCACCGCCCGGCGCGGCATCGTGCTCGCGACCGGGTCACGACCGCGGATGCTGCCCGGTCTCGCGGCCGACGGCACGCGCGTGGTCACCAGTGACGACGCCCCGTTCGCCCCCGGGCTGCCGGACTCGGTCCTGGTGCTGGGCGGCGGGGCGATCGGGGTGGAGTACGCCTCGCTGCACCGGTCGATGGGGGCGCGGGTCACGCTGGTGGAGGCCGCCGACCGGCTCGTCCCGCTGGAGGACGCGGATGTGTCCCGTCATCTGACCAGGGGTCTGAAGAAGCGCGGGATCGACGTGCGGACAGGGGCCCGGCTGGTGGAGGCCACGGTGCTCGGGGGCGGGGTCCGTGCCACGGTCCGCACCCCGCGCGGCGAGGTCCGCACGGTGGAGGCGGAGCGGCTGCTCGTCGCGGTGGGCCGGGTCCCGGTGACGGACGGGCTGGGGCTGGCGGCCGCGGGCCTCGCCCCCGACCGGCGCGGATACGTGGCGCCGGCGGACTGGTCACGGCTGGAGACGGCGGTGCCGGGCATCCATGTGGTCGGGGACCTGCTCCCGCCGCCGTCCCTCGGGCTGGCCCACGCGTCCTTCGCCGAGGGGCTGCTGGTGGCCGAGACGCTGGCCGGCCTCCGTCCGGCGCCGGTGGACTACGCCGCGGTGCCCCGGGTCACGTACTCCGCCCCGCAGACAGCGTCGGTGGGTCTGACCGAGGCGCAGGCCCGCGACGCCGGGCACGAGGTCGCGGTCGGCACGATGCCGCTGACGGCCGTCGCCAAGGGGATGGTGCACGGGCAGGGCGGCATGGTGAAGGTCGTCACGGAGCGGGGCGGCCGGGTCCTCGGTGTGCACCTGGTCGGGCCGCACGTCTCGGAGATGATCGCCGAGAGCCAGCTGATCGTCGGCTGGGACGCCGAACCGTCCGACGTGGCCCGGCACATCCACGCGCACCCGACGCTCTCGGAGGCGGTCGGCGAGGCCTTCCTCACCCTGGCGGGCCGCGGCCTGCACCAGCGGGCGTGA
- a CDS encoding FHA domain-containing protein, producing the protein MTSSSEFHTYPARLSDAQRDRVLGVLREGAAQGRLSHDTFMRRMELALTANRSEQLEALTADLESEGRWSRQLFRVVSGVSGFPERVRRAWRSERLPKLLLPAPSPHPLRIGRDPGNGLRLSHETVSRMHAELTAHAGRWVLRDLGSTNGTCVNGQRVTGTVSVREGDQVSFGRMTFRLSAPTLRPPA; encoded by the coding sequence GTGACGTCCTCCTCCGAGTTCCACACGTATCCCGCGCGGCTCTCCGACGCCCAGCGCGACCGTGTTCTCGGTGTGCTCAGGGAGGGCGCGGCACAAGGCAGGCTCTCGCACGACACCTTCATGCGGCGCATGGAACTGGCCCTGACCGCGAACCGCTCCGAGCAACTGGAGGCGCTCACCGCCGACCTGGAGAGCGAGGGCCGCTGGTCGCGGCAGCTGTTCCGGGTGGTCAGCGGGGTCTCCGGTTTCCCCGAGCGGGTACGCAGGGCGTGGCGGTCCGAGCGGCTGCCCAAGCTGCTGCTGCCGGCACCGAGCCCGCACCCCCTGCGCATCGGCCGCGACCCGGGCAACGGACTCCGCCTCAGCCACGAGACGGTCTCCCGGATGCACGCCGAACTCACCGCGCACGCGGGCCGATGGGTGCTGCGCGATCTCGGCTCCACCAACGGCACCTGCGTCAACGGCCAGCGCGTCACCGGCACGGTCTCGGTGCGCGAGGGCGACCAGGTGAGCTTCGGCCGGATGACCTTCCGGCTCTCCGCACCCACGCTCCGGCCGCCCGCCTAG